From one Gossypium hirsutum isolate 1008001.06 chromosome D08, Gossypium_hirsutum_v2.1, whole genome shotgun sequence genomic stretch:
- the LOC107918701 gene encoding mavicyanin: MAVAKSTVIFVFTMALWGVSMAAIHWVGGFAGWTTVAAGSPLDYRIWASTRNFHVGDVIVFRYNNKFNNVVRVTHQNFKSCNATSPIAVYSSGADTINLTRPGHLYFICSIPGHCLAGQKVNIEVTLAMQHLPSSASAVYQLPQSASVSDEALAPSPESLEPIPGPTQGSAPALRSLNFWLSLVVLAFGFGVTGIGTYSLVEFHV, encoded by the exons ATGGCAGTTGCTAAGAGTACAGTGATTTTCGTCTTTACAATGGCTCTCTGGGGTGTCTCCATGGCGGCTATACACTGGGTCGGAGGCTTCGCTGGATGGACCACCGTCGCTGCAGGCTCCCCACTTGATTACAGAATCTGGGCTTCAACCAGGAACTTCCATGTTGGCGATGTTATTG TTTTCAGGTACAACAATAAGTTCAATAACGTGGTCCGTGTGACTCACCAGAACTTCAAGTCATGCAACGCAACATCTCCAATTGCAGTCTACTCATCAGGTGCCGACACCATCAACCTCACAAGACCCGGCCACTTGTACTTCATTTGTAGTATCCCAGGCCACTGTCTGGCCGGCCAAAAGGTTAACATCGAGGTCACACTGGCCATGCAACACCTTCCATCTTCGGCTTCCGCTGTTTATCAATTACCACAGTCAGCCTCCGTGTCTGATGAAGCCTTGGCGCCCAGTCCAGAAAGCTTGGAACCAATCCCTGGCCCAACTCAGGGCAGTGCTCCCGCTCTCAGATCGCTCAACTTCTGGTTGTCTCTTGTTGTGCTTGCATTTGGCTTTGGTGTTACTGGCATTGGCACTTACAGCCTGGTTGAGTTTCATGTTTAA
- the LOC107908151 gene encoding mavicyanin — protein MVSPKHVMLMFTIIAPSAICFGAVYRVGDASGWHPMFNYTKWASSNKFHVGDTIRFEYNAIFHNVKEVTEPNYRACNGTKAIATYFSGNDSFTLDHPGHRYFLCGFPYHCRYGQKVEIYVVGEGTSPSPSPSPVADKNPANSASSSHHNFSVQFVTKYLAMVILVLFYLF, from the exons ATGGTTTCACctaaacatgttatgttaatgTTCACCATAATTGCTCCTTCCGCTATCTGTTTTGGGGCTGTTTACAGGGTTGGTGATGCTTCAGGATGGCATCCCATGTTTAATTACACTAAGTGGGCTTCTTCCAACAAGTTCCACGTTGGTGACACTATTC GTTTTGAATATAATGCCATCTTTCACAATGTGAAGGAAGTGACGGAACCAAATTACCGAGCATGCAATGGAACTAAGGCAATAGCCACCTATTTTTCTGGCAATGATTCATTCACCTTGGACCACCCTGGACATCGTTACTTCCTTTGTGGCTTTCCCTATCATTGCAGATATGGGCAGAAGGTTGAGATCTACGTCGTCGGTGAAGGTACCAGCCCCAGCCCCAGTCCATCTCCGGTTGCTGATAAGAATCCTGCTAATAGTGCATCATCCTCACACCATAATTTTAGTGTTCAGTTTGTTACCAAATACTTGGCTATGGTCATCCTcgtccttttttatttattttga